Part of the Bryobacteraceae bacterium genome is shown below.
GCGGTTCGTCGATCTGCTCGAACATCGTCACCGCCGCCGCCGGCAGCTCGATCTCTCCGGAGCCCGTATACAGGCGCACTACCTCGCCCGACACCTCGTGCCGCTCGGCGCGGATAACGGCCCCGGTGGCCAGCACTGCGTGCTCGGCCGCCACGGCAGCCAGGGGAAGCGCCAGTGCGAAGATCAGCCTCAAATAGCTATGACGCGGCAATCCGCCCATCCGTTGACACGGTATCATGGTGACTCGCACCCCTTCCATGACCACACTTTCCCACCTCGAATGCAGCCTTTGCGGCAAGCGCCACGACGCCGGAATCGCACACAATCTGTGCGCTTGCGGAGGACCGCTTCTGGTCCGCTACGACCTCGAGAAGGCCAAGTCCGGATGGAGCCGCGAATGGCTGATGCGCGCGCCGGCCACCATGTGGCGTTATGCGCCCGTGTTGCCGGTGAACAAACCGGAGAATATGATCTCGCTCGGCGAAGGTTTCACGCCGCTGGTGCGGGCGCGCCGCCTCGGAGCACGTCTCGGAACGACGCAGCTTTGGGTGAAGGACGAAGGTCTCAACCCCACCGGATCGTTCAAGGCGCGCGGGCTTTCCTGCGCGGTGTCGATGTGCGCCGAACTGGGCGTGAAAAAGATCGCGCTCGGCTCGGCCGGCAACGCCGCCTCGGCGTCGGCGGCCTACGCGGCGGCCGCCGGAATCGAGTGTCACATCTTCATGCCGAAGGACGTGCCGCAATCGAACTACGTGGAATGCAAGGCGTTCGGCGCGCAGGTGACGCTGATCGACGGGCTGATCAGCGACTGCGGACGGATCGTCGTCGAGCGCAAGGAAGCCGAGGGCTGGTTCGAGGTCAACACGCTCAAGGAGCCCTATCGCATCGAAGGCAAGAAGACCATGGGTTACGAAGTGGCGGAACAGTTTCACTGGAAGCTCCCCGATGTCATCTTCTACCCCACCGGCGGTGGAGTGGGGCTCATCGGGATGTGGAAGGCCTTCGAAGAGATGGAGGCGCTCGGCTGGATCGGCTCGCAGCGGCCGAAAATGATCGCCGTTCAGGTGGAAGGTTGCCAGCCGGTGGTGAAGGCGTTCGAGGAAGGCAAGGACCGGAGCGAGTTCTGGCAGAACGCTTACACCGTGGCGAGCGGATTGCGCGTGCCCAAGCCGCTGGGCGATTTCCTGATCCTGCAGGCCGTCCGCGCGAGCGGCGGCTGCGCGATTGCCGTTTCCGACGAAGAGATGCTCGACGCGGGAATCGAACTCGCGTCGGACGAAGGCATGTTCGCCGCGCCGGAGGGCGCGGCCTGCGTGGCGGCGCTGAGAAAGCTGATCGCCTCGGGCTTCCTCAAGCCGGAAGAGAAGATGGTGATCTACAACACCGGCGCCGGGTTGAAGTACCTCGAAGCCTACTCCACCCGGTTTCCGCGCACGGCGGCCGGGGACGGCGACAAGCTCGGCGGGTTGATCACACCCCGCTGATCGCAGGTTCGTGCTGGCGCGTCCAACGTTCCACTTTGGCCCGAAGCGCCTCGGGCGTGAACGGCTTGCTGAGGTAGTCGTCCATGCCGGCGGCCCGGCACCGCTCCACGTCGTTCGGCATCACGCTGGCGGTGAGGGCGACGATCGGCGTTCTGCGCGGACCGGCCTCTTCGCAGCCGCGGATCGCCTCGGTGGCCGTGAGCCCGTCCATTTCGGGCATCTGGAGATCCATGAGAATCAGGTCGTAGTTCGTGTTCGATGTAGCCGCCAGCGCTTCCACGCCGTTTTCGCAAACGTCGACCCGATACCCGTTCTTCTCGAGCAGCCGGCGTGTCAGAGTCTGGTTGACCAGGTTGTCTTCCACAACCAGCACCCGCCTCCTGGCTGCTTCTCCGTCGCCGTCGGAGCCGGAACGTCGCGCCGCCAGCGGAATCTCGAACCAGAACGTCGAACCCGCGTTCCGCGTGCTTTCCACGGAAATCTTACCTCCCATCGCTTCCACCAATTGTTTTGAAATCGATAACCCCAGACCGCTACCGCCCTTGCGATGGGCGCCGGGCAACTGAAGGAACGGATCGAAAATCCGATCCTGGTCGCCTTGCGCGATTCCGATGCCCGTGTCGATGACCTTCATCAAGAGCCAGCCGGGGGCCGCGCCGGGCGCGGCGACGATCCGAATGGAGCCCCGGTCCGTGAAGCGAACCGCGTTGCTCACCAGATTCGTGAGCACCTGCCGGACGCGGCCGGAATCTCCCGCCGCCAAACCGGAGAGCCCGGGTGCGAATTCCGATTCAATCCGCAAGCCCTTCTCCGCCGCTTTGGGTGTCATTAACTGAACGACCGCGTGCACCAGATCGCGCGGGTTGTAAGGTGCGTTGTGGATTTCGATGCCGCGCGCTTCGATCCTCGAGTACTCGAGGAGGTCGTTCAGCAGCCCCATGAGAGACTCCGATGAATCGCGGACGGTCTGCGCGTAGCCGCGCTGCTCTGGCGTAAGCCGGGTGGTAAGCAGCAACTCGGTCATTCCGAGAATGCCGTGGAGCGGCGTACGGATCTCGTGGCCGGTGGTGGCGAGAAACCGGCTCTTCTCTTCCATCGCCGAACGCGCCGCCGCCAGGGCGTCGAATAGATCCGCGTTCCGTTGTGCGGATTCGTCGGCGGTGTCGTGGAACTCCGTGATGTCGTGGCCGATCGCGAGAAACCGGCTGGCTTCGGGGAGGAGCTTGAGCGTCCATGCGATCCAGCGGATATCGCCGCTTACGGTTCGCACGCGGCCGTTCCAGCGGCGCGGCTGGCCGTCCGCGATGAGGCCGCGAACGTGCGCTTGCACTTGCTCCACGTCCGGTGTCGGGATGAAAGACTCGACGCTTCCTTGCCGGGTGAGGCTGTCGGGCTCGTGCCCGAACATCCGCATCCAAACCGGGTTCAATTGAATCGGATTTCCGGATAAATCTCCGATATATACGAGATCCGATGTCTCCGAGAACAAGTGATTCCGTTCGCCGGCCGCGGCCGAGTGCTCCACCGCCAGTCGCGACATCTCACGGAGCCGCCTGTAACAGTGGCGCTTGAGAATCAGCAGGCAGGCAACGGCCAACAACAACACCGCTGCCGGAACCGCGAACAGCGCCAGTTCGGGCAGGCCGCCCGCCGACGCCGACGCGAGTGAAGTTTTGTGGAAGCAACCGAGCCCGACGACCGTTGCACGCTGCAACAGGGAGACACCTGCTGGCGCGAAGCCAAGGCTATTGATCACTAGGTCCTGATAGTACTAGAACTCATACCCACGTGTCAAGCCAAAAAATCTAATGGCGGGAGTTCCCCTCTAGATGGAGGGTAATCGCTTCCGGATCCGCCGGCAGCACAACCGGCGCGTTGCCGAACGCACCCCGGATTGGCTCCCCCGTTGTATCGGCAAGCTTGCCGGTGTGATACTTGAAAATGTAGTCAGGATCCTTTAAGACGTTTCCTGTCAACACGGCGACGACGTCGGCCTCTGCGGCCATCCGGCCATCCGCAACAAGTTTGCGGATTCCCGCGAGAGTGGCCGCCGAGGCTGGCTCGCACCCGATGCCGCACCGTCCGATGACCGCTTTCGCATCGGCGATTTCGGCTTCCGTGACCGATTCCACCAATCCCCCGCTTTCGCGGATAGCCTGCGCCGCCTTCGGCCAGGAGACCGGATCGCCGATCCGAATGGCGGTGGCGAGAGTCTCCGGGTTGGTGACAGGGACCAAGGTGTTGCGGTGTGCGTTGAGATAGTCGACGAACGGCGCCGCGCCGGCGGCCTGGATCACGGCCAGCCGCGGAAGCCGGTCAATGAGGCCAATCTGGCGAAGCTCGAGCAGCGCCTTCCCGAACGCGGATACGTTCCCGAGGTTGCCGCCTGGAACGACGATCCAGTCCGGCGGCCGCCAGTCGCGCTGGTCCATCATTTCGACGATGATCGTCTTCTGTCCTTCGATCCGAAACGGGTTGATTGAATTCAGGAGATAAATCCCGAGTTTTTCCGCGAGCTGGCGAACTAATTTAAGAATTTGGTCGAAATTCGCCTCCACCTGGATCGTCATCGCGCCGTACTCGAGCGCCTGGGCAAGCTTGCCGAAACTGATGTTGCCCTGCGGCAGAAAGATGATCGGGTCGAGCCCGGCCGCGGCGGCGTAAGCCGCCATTGAGGCCGAAGTGTTGCCGGTTGACACGCAGGCGACGCGTCTCATCCCGAGCGCGAGGGCCTGGGCCGCGCCGCAAGTCATGCCATTGTCCTTGAACGACCCGGTGGGGTTGTATCCCTGGTGTTTGACGGTAAGGCGACGGAGCCCTCCGTACCCGGCGGCGCGGGGAGCGTCGAGCAGCGGCGTATCGCCCTCGCGGAGCGTCACGATGTGGCTGGGGTCGGTGAACGGGATGATTTCACGATAGCGCCAGACTCCGCTTTGATCGGCGGGCGCGTTGCTCATCCGCCGTTCAAGCCACTGCCGGCGGAGCGAGTCCGGGTTCAGCGAGCTGAAGTCGTAGACGGCTTCGAGCAGCCCGCCACAGGCGGGGCAATTGTAGATGACTTCGGCGATGGGAAAACGCTTGCGGCAGCGCCCTTCGAAGCAAACCAGGGATGGCGACATGAACTTCTTGATTATACTGGGTGGGGAATACGGGACCTCATGTTTCAAGTACAAACACGACCGGAAACGTTTGACGCCATCGTCGTCGGCAGCGGCGCCACCGGGGGCTGGGCGGCCAAGGAATTGACCGCGGCGGGCATGCGGGTGGCCTTGCTCGAGGCCGGACAGAAGATCACCCCGAAAGACTTCACCGAGCACATGCAGAGCTGGCAGTTGCCCTATCTTGGGATGAACCAGGCCAAGATCCTGGCGGATCGGCCGATACAGGGCCGCTGCTATGCCTGCAGCGAGTACAACTACAAGTGGTTTGTGAATGACCGCGAGAATCCCTACATTGAGGAGAAGCCGTTCTGGTGGATCCGGCAGCGCGTGCTGGGCGGGAGGTCTCTGAGCTGGGGCCGGCAGAGCTACCGGATGGGGGACATCGACCTGAAAGCGGCGTCGCACGACGGATATGGCGACGATTGGCCGATTTCCTACGCCGACCTGGCGCCCTACTACGAGAAGGTCGAAAAGTACGTCGGCATCAGCGGCCAATCCGAGGGGCTCGACCAGCTGCCCGACAGCGTCTTCCTCCCGGCGATGGAGATGACCTGCGCCGAGGAGATGTTCAAGAGCCGGGTGAAGTCGAAGTTCGGCCGCGTGGTGACGATGGGCCGGACGGCGATCCTCACGAAAGCGCACAACGGCCGCGCCGCCTGCCACTACTGCGGCCCCTGCGAACGCGGCTGCGTGACCAATTCCTACTTCGCGAGCCCCGGGACGACCATCGCGGACGCGCTCAAGACCGGGCGCCTGACGCTGCTCACAGACGCCGTGGCCGGGAGGGTGACTATGCGCGACGGGAAGGCTTCGGGCATCGAATATGTGGACCGCCTGTCGCGCCAGGTGCGCCAGGCGCGCGCCAAGGTGATCGTGCTTTGCGCCTCGACGCTAGAATCGACGCGGCTGCTGTTGAACTCCGGGATCGCCAACTCGAGCGGCGTGCTCGGCAGCTACCTCATGGATCACATCTACCAGGGCGGCGCTCGCGGCGAGATGACCATGGTGGAAACCAAGCCGTGGGCCGGGATGCCGCGCCGCCCCAACGGGATCTACGTGCCCCGCTTTCGCAACGTGAAGGAGAAGATGACCAACGGGTTCATCCGCGGCTACGGCTATCAGGGCGGGGGAACCACGTCGTTCGACTTCGGCGCGCCGGGCTACGGGAAGTCGTACAAGGAGGCCGTGCGCAACGGGCGGACGTTCATGGGAATCAGCCTCTGGGGCGAGTGCCTGGCGCGAAAGGAAAACCGCGTCGAGATCGACAAGAACAAAGTGGACGCGTGGGGCATTCCTGTGTTGAAGATCAACATGGAGTGGGGCGACAACGAGAAGAAGCTGTGGCACGACGGTCGGGCGCAGGCGGCCGAGATGCTGGAGGCGGCCGGAGCGAAAAACGTCGAGATGACGGGGCAGTTTTCGGTGCCTGGATTCTGCATCCACGAGGTGGGTACGGCGCGCATGGGGAACGATCCGAAAACGAGCGTGTTGAACAAGTATTGTCAGGCTCACGACGTGGAGAACGTGTTCGTCACCGACGGTGCGGCGTGGGTTTCGATCGGCTGCGCGAATCCGACGCTGACAATGATGGCGCTGACCGTTCGGGCCTGCGACTACATCGTGAACGAGTACGCCAAGCGCGCCTAGCAGGATCGCGTAACCGAACGTTGACAACGGGTTGTGGGCGCCCGAGAATAGGTAAAGCACCGTCGTGCGGACGTGGCGGAATTGGCAGACGCGCTAGATTCAGGTTCTAGTACTCGCAAGGGTGTGGAGGTTCAAGTCCTCTCGTCCGCACCAGTAACATCAACACATTGCAGACGTTTCGACGCCCTCCAACGGAGGGCGTTTCAGCATCGGCGCAATGCAGGCAACCCAAAAGGGAGTTCAAGGACGTTCTGAGATTGAAGCGCCCAAGCCGCCCAACGCCGCCAGCGCAAAGATGATGGCGATATTCTGCCACACCTTATCCTCTTTGGCCTTCAACTGCGCGGCGCTCAGCTGGCGCTCCTGCGTGGTCCAATATGCCTGCTCCCATGCCTGATCGTCGCCCACGTATCGCAGGCCGGGCCCCGCGACGACCTTTCCACTGATAAAGTCTTCTTCTTCCCAGTCCACCCGCTTCAGCCGGCCTTGGTCCGCCTTGAAGCTGATCTCCTGTGGCAGGGTCTTGATACGGCGGGCGACAAACCGGAGTTCGGCTGGCTCGCGTCCGCCACATCGCCTGCGCGCGATGGCGAGCGCGGCGCCGATCCGTGGGACCATCGGATCGTTGCTCATGGACCCGTCGTGATAGTAGAACGGGTATAGGTCCTCCATTCGCTGCACATCGTGCATGACGAACTTGGGAGAGGGCGCGCAGATATCGCCCTCCACTGTCATGATCACGTGGTTCATGCGCCCCAGCAATACTGGAAATTCACCCTCCTTCACGTAGGCCTTGATCCAAGAGGACTTGCATAAAGGGAAGGTGCTTACCTGATCCTTGGCCGATTCGATCAGGTCGAACCGGTTGTCGTGCACTCGCCAGTTGGCCGCCACTGGCAGCGCCATCCGGACAATCTGCTGCCGCTCGAGGATCCAGCCGCACTCCTTCGATTGGGAGGCCCCAAGTCCGTCGATGGAGCACACCAAGGTTAGAGTCACAATCAGGGCGCCGCGTGCCATATGCGACCCACGGTATCAGCCACCGTGCGCCGGACGCAACCCGATTCGGCCATGCCACCTCGGCCATCGCCCTTCGGAGCCGCCGGCAGGGCGACCAACTCCCGGATTTGCAGTTCTGATTCAGGCTCTACTGCTCGCAGGGGTTTGGACGTTCAAGTCCTCTCGTCACCATCAGTGGCGCGATACCGGCTCTCCGCCGAAGGGCCCGCCGAGGCAATCGCCCGCAGCATCCTTCCCCAGCCCTGCTCCACCCGTTCCTTGTACTCCAGCCAGGCATCGTCCATCTCATGATCGATCGTCGCCACGCATCCGTCCCCGTCCGGCTCGATCGTCAGCGTCACCACCGACGGGTCGGCCTCTTCGCTCTCCTCGGTAATCCAGGTGAAAACGATCCGCCGCGGGCGATCGAGCTCCAGGTATTTACCCCAGTGGCGCGCCTCCACTTCGCCCCGCCGGTCCGAGAAAAAGAACCCCCCGCCCGCGACGGCGTCCACCTCCACGCGCTGGATATCGCCGGCCAGCCCCGTCGCCCGCAGCGCCACCTGCATCCATGTCCGGATCGCCGTAGGAACGAGCCACGCGTCGTATACCGCTTCCGGCGGCGCAGCAAAGCGATGAAGCGCGATCGCGTGGATCTTGCTCATGCCCCACCCCCTCGCGATTTTGCGATCGCCTCGTCCAGCCCTGCCAACGCGCCCGCCCAGAACGATCGCTGCTCCGCAATCCATGCCTGCGCCGCGGTCAGAGGTTCCGGCCGAAATCGGATCCGGTACTCACGGCCCACCCGCCGCCGCTCCACGAGCCGCGCCCGTTCCAACTGCTGAATGTGCTTGGAGACCGAATTGAGCGAGATCGGGTACGGTTTTGCCAGGTCAGTGACACGTACTTCGCCCGATCGAGATAGGCGGGTCAGGATGGACCGGCGCACCGGGTCGGCAAGCGCGGCGAAGGTCGCATCCATGCGGGCCGGTTCGGTTTGGTTCGGATTATTCATACGTAGGTATGAATAATATCAGATCGTGGCGATCCGATTGCATGTGGGATGGGCGTGAGTGTCCAAGTCGACCGCAACGTGGGCACCAGACTGGGTGAAAAGGCGCAGTCGGGTGTAGGGGCTAGAACAGTCCCGCAACATATCATTGAAATCGTCAGCGACTCGGGTGAAGGCGCCCAGACTTGCGGCCAAATGCTCGCTTCGTTGTGCGCGCGCAACGGCAACGGGATTTGGACCGTCGAGATCATCCCCGCCGAGATCGAACCGCCCGCCCGGTCACGCGCCGGCGCGAGCGGCTTCCGCATCCGCATCGGTTCCGGGAAGGTGACCAACGCTGGAGATGCCGCGGACATCGCCGTCGCCTTCAACGAGCAAGTGCTATACAGCCGGATCGACGTCGGCGCCTACCGGCCCGGCACCATCGTCTATCTGGACCAGACATGGGCCGAAAGCCAGATCGACTCGGTCCGCGCCCTGTACGCCGAAGCCGTGGCCGATTTCCGTGCGCGCGGCTACCGCGTGATCGAGATTCCGATCGAGCAGGAGTGCCGAAAGGTCACCGACGAAGTCCGACGGGGCAAGAATATGTGGGTGCTGGGGCTGCTCGCCGCGCTCTACGATCTCGATCTGGACCTCGTGCGCGGCGACGTTCGAAAGCGGTTCCTGAAGAAGGGCGAGTCCGTCGCAGCCAAGAACCTCCAACTGATGGAGGCCGGATACGAGTGGGCGCTTGCGAACACGGAAGAGCGATTCCGGGTGCCCGCAACGCCTGGCGCCCAGCCGATGGTGGTGATGAACGGCAACCAGGCGATCGGGCTGGGAGTGATGGCGGCGGGCATTGAGGTCTGCTCGATGTACCCCATCACGCCGGCCACCTCAGCGTCGCACTTCCTGGCGCAGAGCTTCGAACAGGTGGGCGGGTTTGTTCACCAGGCCGAGGACGAAATCGCCGCCATCGGGTTCGCCGTGGGCGCCTCCTACGCGGGCAAGACGGCCGTCACCATCACGTCCGGTCCGGGGCTCGCGCTGAAGACGGAGTTTCTCGGCTACGCCGTGATGGCCGAAATCCCGCTGGTGATCGTCGTGGTGCAGCGCGGAGGTCCGTCCACCGGGCTGCCGACGAAAATCGAGCAGGGGGATCTGCTGGCGGCGCTCTACGCCTCGCCGGGAGACTGTCCGAAAATCGTGCTTGCGCCGGCCACCATTGAGGAGTGCTTCCACTTCATGGTGACGGCGCGCAAACTGGCCGAGGAGTT
Proteins encoded:
- a CDS encoding threonine synthase, which translates into the protein MTTLSHLECSLCGKRHDAGIAHNLCACGGPLLVRYDLEKAKSGWSREWLMRAPATMWRYAPVLPVNKPENMISLGEGFTPLVRARRLGARLGTTQLWVKDEGLNPTGSFKARGLSCAVSMCAELGVKKIALGSAGNAASASAAYAAAAGIECHIFMPKDVPQSNYVECKAFGAQVTLIDGLISDCGRIVVERKEAEGWFEVNTLKEPYRIEGKKTMGYEVAEQFHWKLPDVIFYPTGGGVGLIGMWKAFEEMEALGWIGSQRPKMIAVQVEGCQPVVKAFEEGKDRSEFWQNAYTVASGLRVPKPLGDFLILQAVRASGGCAIAVSDEEMLDAGIELASDEGMFAAPEGAACVAALRKLIASGFLKPEEKMVIYNTGAGLKYLEAYSTRFPRTAAGDGDKLGGLITPR
- a CDS encoding response regulator → MINSLGFAPAGVSLLQRATVVGLGCFHKTSLASASAGGLPELALFAVPAAVLLLAVACLLILKRHCYRRLREMSRLAVEHSAAAGERNHLFSETSDLVYIGDLSGNPIQLNPVWMRMFGHEPDSLTRQGSVESFIPTPDVEQVQAHVRGLIADGQPRRWNGRVRTVSGDIRWIAWTLKLLPEASRFLAIGHDITEFHDTADESAQRNADLFDALAAARSAMEEKSRFLATTGHEIRTPLHGILGMTELLLTTRLTPEQRGYAQTVRDSSESLMGLLNDLLEYSRIEARGIEIHNAPYNPRDLVHAVVQLMTPKAAEKGLRIESEFAPGLSGLAAGDSGRVRQVLTNLVSNAVRFTDRGSIRIVAAPGAAPGWLLMKVIDTGIGIAQGDQDRIFDPFLQLPGAHRKGGSGLGLSISKQLVEAMGGKISVESTRNAGSTFWFEIPLAARRSGSDGDGEAARRRVLVVEDNLVNQTLTRRLLEKNGYRVDVCENGVEALAATSNTNYDLILMDLQMPEMDGLTATEAIRGCEEAGPRRTPIVALTASVMPNDVERCRAAGMDDYLSKPFTPEALRAKVERWTRQHEPAISGV
- the thrC gene encoding threonine synthase, whose protein sequence is MSPSLVCFEGRCRKRFPIAEVIYNCPACGGLLEAVYDFSSLNPDSLRRQWLERRMSNAPADQSGVWRYREIIPFTDPSHIVTLREGDTPLLDAPRAAGYGGLRRLTVKHQGYNPTGSFKDNGMTCGAAQALALGMRRVACVSTGNTSASMAAYAAAAGLDPIIFLPQGNISFGKLAQALEYGAMTIQVEANFDQILKLVRQLAEKLGIYLLNSINPFRIEGQKTIIVEMMDQRDWRPPDWIVVPGGNLGNVSAFGKALLELRQIGLIDRLPRLAVIQAAGAAPFVDYLNAHRNTLVPVTNPETLATAIRIGDPVSWPKAAQAIRESGGLVESVTEAEIADAKAVIGRCGIGCEPASAATLAGIRKLVADGRMAAEADVVAVLTGNVLKDPDYIFKYHTGKLADTTGEPIRGAFGNAPVVLPADPEAITLHLEGNSRH
- a CDS encoding GMC family oxidoreductase: MFQVQTRPETFDAIVVGSGATGGWAAKELTAAGMRVALLEAGQKITPKDFTEHMQSWQLPYLGMNQAKILADRPIQGRCYACSEYNYKWFVNDRENPYIEEKPFWWIRQRVLGGRSLSWGRQSYRMGDIDLKAASHDGYGDDWPISYADLAPYYEKVEKYVGISGQSEGLDQLPDSVFLPAMEMTCAEEMFKSRVKSKFGRVVTMGRTAILTKAHNGRAACHYCGPCERGCVTNSYFASPGTTIADALKTGRLTLLTDAVAGRVTMRDGKASGIEYVDRLSRQVRQARAKVIVLCASTLESTRLLLNSGIANSSGVLGSYLMDHIYQGGARGEMTMVETKPWAGMPRRPNGIYVPRFRNVKEKMTNGFIRGYGYQGGGTTSFDFGAPGYGKSYKEAVRNGRTFMGISLWGECLARKENRVEIDKNKVDAWGIPVLKINMEWGDNEKKLWHDGRAQAAEMLEAAGAKNVEMTGQFSVPGFCIHEVGTARMGNDPKTSVLNKYCQAHDVENVFVTDGAAWVSIGCANPTLTMMALTVRACDYIVNEYAKRA
- a CDS encoding SRPBCC domain-containing protein is translated as MSKIHAIALHRFAAPPEAVYDAWLVPTAIRTWMQVALRATGLAGDIQRVEVDAVAGGGFFFSDRRGEVEARHWGKYLELDRPRRIVFTWITEESEEADPSVVTLTIEPDGDGCVATIDHEMDDAWLEYKERVEQGWGRMLRAIASAGPSAESRYRATDGDERT
- a CDS encoding metalloregulator ArsR/SmtB family transcription factor; protein product: MDATFAALADPVRRSILTRLSRSGEVRVTDLAKPYPISLNSVSKHIQQLERARLVERRRVGREYRIRFRPEPLTAAQAWIAEQRSFWAGALAGLDEAIAKSRGGGA
- a CDS encoding 2-oxoacid:acceptor oxidoreductase subunit alpha; amino-acid sequence: MGVSVQVDRNVGTRLGEKAQSGVGARTVPQHIIEIVSDSGEGAQTCGQMLASLCARNGNGIWTVEIIPAEIEPPARSRAGASGFRIRIGSGKVTNAGDAADIAVAFNEQVLYSRIDVGAYRPGTIVYLDQTWAESQIDSVRALYAEAVADFRARGYRVIEIPIEQECRKVTDEVRRGKNMWVLGLLAALYDLDLDLVRGDVRKRFLKKGESVAAKNLQLMEAGYEWALANTEERFRVPATPGAQPMVVMNGNQAIGLGVMAAGIEVCSMYPITPATSASHFLAQSFEQVGGFVHQAEDEIAAIGFAVGASYAGKTAVTITSGPGLALKTEFLGYAVMAEIPLVIVVVQRGGPSTGLPTKIEQGDLLAALYASPGDCPKIVLAPATIEECFHFMVTARKLAEEFRGPVMVLSDANLATGQQPFPRPSPRENWMAPSVDQSDWDKATPPFAWDPETGLSQRPIPGQRNGEFVLTGLAHDESSRVAYESGTNQRSMDMRSRKLAVLQSTLKRPRVHGDPEGDLLVVGWGSTLGAIEEAVDRLRAEGRRVSSVHLRFLSPFEPGLKEIFSRFRRVVTVEINYSDKPGDPYITDDSRRYAQLAWLLRARTLVDIDCWSQVPGNPLPPAQIEAELRRRLDEIAGAAGKGN